One Anatilimnocola floriformis genomic window, GCGGCGAATCATCGGTCGCGGCGACGTTGCCGAAAAGTCGATCCGCTCGATCTACAAATCCAAGGCCTATCCGCCGGCGTGTTTCGCCTACGCCCATCAGTTGAAACCGGAACTCGCCGAAAAGGTGAAGACCGCGTTTCTCGAGTTCCGCTGGGCCGGCACTTCGCTGGAAAAAGCGTACGCCGCCGCCCAGCAATCGCGCTTCGTGCCGGCTTCGTATCAAAACGATTGGCAGTCGGTTCGCGACATCGAAGATCAAGTTTCTTCGCTCCTCCAATCCGAAGATCGCCATCCCTGACGCCGTCACCAGTTCAACAGCTTGCCTCGTAGCACCAAACCAAAACCTTCGTGAGTTTGACGATGAAAAACCGCCGCGCCTTTACTCTGGTCGAGCTCTTGGTGGTGATTGCCATCATCGGCGTGCTGGTCGCGTTGCTGCTCCCCGCCGTGCAGGCAGCGCGCGAAGCAGCCCGGCGTGCGCAGTGCATGAATGGTCAGCGGCAACTCGGTCTGTCGACGCAGATGTTTCATGACACGTATCTGCGCTTTCCCTCGGGCGTCAATCTGCCCATCAGCGGCGCCTCTGGTGCAATAGCTTCCACTAACCAACTCGTGACGTCCGGCACCGTCACCAGTCCACCAATTCCTAATCAGTTTGCCTCGATCTTTGAGCAGATTTTTCCTTTCATCGAGCAAGACAATCTGAAGAAATCAATTGACCTCACGCAACGCGAATACGCCAACTGCGGCAGTCCGACTTCGATCGGCGCTCAGGTCGTGAAGATTCTGTTGTGCCCATCCGATCCGGTGAAAAAGGTGACGACTTATACGGCCTCGGGCGGAGCCATCTATTACTTCGGCCAGAACAGCTACATGGCCAATGGCGGCACGCGGGCGTGGTTTGTGACGTACCAAAAAACAGATGGCATGTTTTGGATTAATAGCGCGGTCCGCATGGCGGAAGTGACCGACGGCACCTCGAGCACGCTGATGTTTGGCGAGCGGTATCACAAGGATCCGGCCTTTAAAGATATGGAAACAACCGGCGGCTGGGCCTGGGCGAATTACTACGCCGCGCAAGATTACATCGGCAGCACGCCAGTTCCGATCAATTACAAACTGGCTGCGGGTACGACTCCCACAGTGGCACAGGAAGATGACCGGATGTGCGCGTTCGGCAGCGGCCATCCTGGTGGCGCAGTCTTCGTGATGGTCGACGGCTCGACACAATTCCTCACGCTGACCGGCAACGGCGCAGGGCTGCTGCTGCTGCAGCAACTGTCGACGCGCGGCTCGGGTGAAGTCGTCAGCTTTTAAGGAAATCCGATGACGACCGTCAAATTTATTTGTATTTTGAGCCTGGGTGTGCTCGTTATCGCTGCTGGCTGCGCAAAAGTCCCGCCGCAGATCACGCCGGTGGAAGGGGTCGTGTTGCTCAATGGCAGCCCGCTCCCCAACGCCTACGTTCAGTTCATCCCGCAGTTGGACGAGTTCGGCGCCGAATACAATTCGACCGCTACCACCGATGAGGCGGGCAAGTTTACGCTCACTTGTGGCATGAAGTCGCAACCGGGGGCCGCCGTCTGTGAACATCGCGTGCTCGTGATGGAGGCGCCCGCGCCGCGTGAGTTTCGCAGCATGGAAGCCGACGCGCAAACGAAGTATGCGATCTACCTGCGCACATTGCGAAACCGGCCGATCCCGGCCAAGTACGATTCAGCCCTGCAAACACCGCTGAAAGTGAAGGTGGTGAAAGAGCAGCTGAACTACGAACTGGTGCTGACGCGATGACGGCTTTCTAGGCGAAGTAAATTCGCTGTTCTAGGCAAAGTAAATTCGCTCAGCCGTCTTCCGAAACAACTGCTCTTGATCGCCGGCCGATAGTCCTGCGCGGTCGCGAAGCAGCGCGATCGAAGCCGCGTAAGTGTGCCCCTTCACTACTTGATAGGGCGCGTCGCTGGCCCACATGCACCGCTCGGGACCGAAGGCCGTGAGCACACGGCGAATCATCGGCAGCAGATCTTCGTAGGGCGCCTCCTTCTTACCTAGCGCGTAGTACGCCGAGAGTTTGACGTTCACTTTTT contains:
- a CDS encoding DUF4198 domain-containing protein, with the translated sequence MTTVKFICILSLGVLVIAAGCAKVPPQITPVEGVVLLNGSPLPNAYVQFIPQLDEFGAEYNSTATTDEAGKFTLTCGMKSQPGAAVCEHRVLVMEAPAPREFRSMEADAQTKYAIYLRTLRNRPIPAKYDSALQTPLKVKVVKEQLNYELVLTR
- a CDS encoding DUF1559 family PulG-like putative transporter; this translates as MKNRRAFTLVELLVVIAIIGVLVALLLPAVQAAREAARRAQCMNGQRQLGLSTQMFHDTYLRFPSGVNLPISGASGAIASTNQLVTSGTVTSPPIPNQFASIFEQIFPFIEQDNLKKSIDLTQREYANCGSPTSIGAQVVKILLCPSDPVKKVTTYTASGGAIYYFGQNSYMANGGTRAWFVTYQKTDGMFWINSAVRMAEVTDGTSSTLMFGERYHKDPAFKDMETTGGWAWANYYAAQDYIGSTPVPINYKLAAGTTPTVAQEDDRMCAFGSGHPGGAVFVMVDGSTQFLTLTGNGAGLLLLQQLSTRGSGEVVSF